CATAAAAAGTCCTATAAGGACTTCCACCAGCGAGACACCCCGATTATTTTTGAGAAGCATTTTGAGATTTTTCATGGTATCACCTATATGCTATCTGACCTGATGTACGAGGTCATGCTGTTTTGGAGAATCACGCCACGGCGGTTGCGCCATGAAGCGGTAATATCGACCCGACGAAGGTGACTGGAGGGATTGCTGACCGTCCAGGCGCGCTGAATGCTGTTAACCGAATCGACGCCGCTGACAAAATTCTTGCTGGTGCGCAACTCCTCTATCTTTTGCTGAATCAATTGCGTGGAGCGAGTCGCCTGATTGGACCAGTCGTTACCATCCAGAGCGATCATCGCCATGTTGA
This is a stretch of genomic DNA from Candidatus Zixiibacteriota bacterium. It encodes these proteins:
- a CDS encoding prepilin-type N-terminal cleavage/methylation domain-containing protein, producing MKKVFRNNGFTIIEVLVSVIILTLSLLMLLNMAMIALDGNDWSNQATRSTQLIQQKIEELRTSKNFVSGVDSVNSIQRAWTVSNPSSHLRRVDITASWRNRRGVILQNSMTSYIRSDSI